One Punica granatum isolate Tunisia-2019 chromosome 3, ASM765513v2, whole genome shotgun sequence genomic window carries:
- the LOC116201840 gene encoding probable xyloglucan endotransglucosylase/hydrolase protein 26: protein MASFRILVLALLFTAFALDQTGVEANFIDSTYFTWGAHHSQTLDWGNHLQLVLDKTSGSAFQSKSAYLFGSFEMLIKLVPGNSAGTVTAYYLSSTGNWHDEIDFEFLGNISGHPYTIHTNIFSQGKGNREQQFHLWFDPTADFHNYTIHWNPTEVVWYIDSIPIRVFRNYEKEGILYPNRQGMWLYSSLWNADDWATQGGRIKTDWSNAPFMANYRNFRPRACTWFGPESIAKCTAHTPSNWWTSHVYSQLSNAQQGQMNWVRDNYMIYNYCQDYKRFNWNMPPECFKPQY from the exons ATGGCTAGTTTCCGGATTCTAGTGCTTGCCCTCCTCTTCACTGCATTTGCTCTTGACCAAACTGGAGTCGAGGCCAATTTCATCGATAGCACATACTTCACCTGGGGTGCTCACCACTCCCAGACACTGGACTGGGGGAATCACCTTCAACTCGTCCTGGACAAAACTTCTG GCTCTGCTTTTCAATCAAAAAGCGCATATCTCTTCGGAAGCtttgaaatgctgattaagcTCGTGCCTGGAAACTCTGCTGGAACAGTGACAGCCTACTAT TTATCTTCAACTGGGAACTGGCACGACGAGATTGACTTTGAGTTCTTGGGCAATATCTCCGGACATCCCTATACCATCCACACAAACATCTTCTCCCAAGGAAAAGGAAACAGAGAGCAGCAATTTCACTTGTGGTTTGACCCCACAGCCGATTTCCACAACTACACCATCCATTGGAACCCAACTGAAGTCGT GTGGTATATCGACAGTATCCCCATCCGGGTGTTTAGGAACTACGAGAAGGAAGGAATTCTGTACCCTAACAGACAGGGGATGTGGCTCTACTCGAGCTTGTGGAATGCAGATGACTGGGCAACCCAAGGCGGTCGGATCAAGACTGACTGGAGTAATGCACCCTTCATGGCCAACTACCGTAACTTCAGGCCCAGGGCTTGCACATGGTTCGGCCCGGAGAGCATTGCCAAGTGTACGGCCCACACGCCGAGTAACTGGTGGACGTCACACGTCTACAGCCAATTGAGCAATGCTCAGCAAGGCCAAATGAACTGGGTAAGAGACAACTATATGATCTACAATTACTGCCAGGACTATAAGAGGTTCAACTGGAACATGCCTCCTGAGTGCTTCAAACCACAATACTAA
- the LOC116199067 gene encoding protein SPEAR1 produces MMSSNNFGKTNMGSSSSSSSPSSSPSSSSRRSKRGNPEKPKQPQRGLGVAQLEKIRLHEEMGCCFNLPSTNFIHGADPRVLTACSSSMAPSSSSLTQPLSTSPPSYSFQQNFTMGLTEYGTTNILYEDHPQSTSTASWRPNNQDMSASFQFSQSNIDNKQFVNPNLEGSWERRSKTRLISDPFGSSSQNSSESSDNNQEVDLELRLSL; encoded by the exons ATGATGAGTAGCAATAACTTTGGGAAGACAAACATGGGATCATCGTCATCATCGTCGTCgccatcatcatcaccatcatcgtCGTCAAGGAGAAGCAAGAGGGGCAACCCGGAGAAGCCGAAGCAGCCACAGAGGGGACTTGGAGTTGCCCAATTGGAGAAGATTAGATTGCATGAGGAAATGGGGTGTTGCTTCAATCTTCCATCGACTAACTTCAttcat GGAGCTGATCCGAGAGTTTTGACGGCTTGTTCTTCATCAATGGCACCATCGTCATCGTCATTGACACAGCCACTTTCAACTTCACCGCCCTCTTATAGTTTCCAACAAAACTTCACG ATGGGACTGACGGAATATGGAACAACAAACATCCTCTATGAAGATCACCCCCAATCGACAAGCACTGCAAG CTGGAGACCCAACAACCAAGACATGTCGGCATCCTTCCAGTTTTCACAATCCAATATCGATAACAAGCAATTCGTAAATCCAAACCTAGAG GGTTCATGGGAAAGGAGGAGCAAGACACGATTGATCAGTGACCCATTTGGCTCAAGCAGTCAGAACTCATCGGAGTCGAGTGACAACAATCAAGAAGTAGATTTGGAGCTCAGACTTTCACTTTAG
- the LOC116199431 gene encoding aldehyde oxidase GLOX1-like, with translation MAVVSMIRRTVFLLPLFFVFSQGFKIDFGFNPQRLIDDMSKRFFIGNDGGLKGDAGKLEYQEDAVNGEKGGFVVPDASDFFQDMDKSEFQTNYAGEWELILDNSGVSAMHLQLMPHNEVVIFDSTGLGPSKLALPPFSPCPLGPDGKPDCWAHAVAYNIETQQLRPLHVITDPWCSSGGLAVDGSLVSTGGFYSGLKSVRVIEPCSTCDWNKDTADVLGSPRWYATQAKLEDGSFFVIGGRKAYNYEYVTANGQANGQLILSTFMDETTDLDENNLYPFVHLLPDGNLFIFANSRSILFNPRTNQVIKEFPRLRGGSRNYPASGMSALLPIRLDENNKPKEIQVMVCGGAQPKAYGLADPERKGGRVLLNALQDCGRLVVSDPNPNWMREKMPSRRVMGDMLNLPTGDILMINGAKKGTAAWNHAAEPNYNPVLFRPEKVGRERFKVLKATTIPRMYHSTSSVLPDATILVGGSNTNPTYQFEGVEYPTEMRLEKFYPPYLDPALQHYQPEILQFDNRMTFGNDFHISFRVFGTLNEVPMRQIKVTMYAPPFTTHGYSMNQRLIQLGFTDLSADLFGVQHVTARAPPSGRIAPAGYYLVFVVYRGIPSVGKWVQIQ, from the exons ATGGCTGTCGTCTCCATGATCAGACGAACTGTCTTCCTCCTCCCtctcttcttcgtcttctcgCAGGGCTTCAAGATTGACTTCGGATTTAATCCCCAGAGACTCATCGATG ATATGAGCAAGAGGTTTTTTATTGGGAATGATGGAGGCTTGAAAGGTGATGCCGGGAAGCTCGAGTATCAGGAGGACGCAGTTAATGGAGAGAAAGGTGGGTTTGTCGTACCGGATGCCTCGGATTTCTTCCAGGATATGGACAAGTCCGAATTCCAAACAAACTATGCCGGTGAATGGGAGTTGATCCTTGACAATTCCGGGGTCTCTGCGATGCACCTGCAGCTGATGCCCCACAATGAGGTGGTGATCTTCGACTCCACGGGTCTCGGTCCATCGAAGCTTGCATTGCCTCCATTTAGTCCTTGCCCTCTGGGACCTGATGGCAAGCCAGACTGCTGGGCCCATGCCGTCGCATACAACATTGAAACGCAACAACTGAGACCTCTCCAT GTCATCACTGACCCATGGTGCTCTTCTGGCGGGCTAGCAGTTGATGGCTCTCTTGTGAGCACCGGGGGCTTCTATTCTGGATTGAAATCCGTCAGGGTCATCGAGCCATGCAGTACCTGCGATTGGAATAAAGACACCGCAGACGTACTCGGAAGTCCGAGATG GTATGCAACTCAGGCGAAGTTAGAAGATGGAAGCTTCTTTGTGATTGGAGGCAGGAAAGCATACAACTACGAGTACGTAACCGCAAACGGGCAAGCCAATGGCCAATTGATCTTATCAACCTTCATGGATGAGACCACGGACCTTGACGAGAACAACCTGTACCCCTTTGTTCACCTCCTTCCCGACGGGAACCTCTTCATCTTTGCCAACAGCCGTTCGATCCTCTTCAACCCTCGGACCAACCAGGTGATCAAGGAATTCCCCAGGCTTCGGGGCGGGTCCCGGAACTACCCCGCCTCAGGCATGTCTGCGCTCCTCCCCATCAGGCTGGATGAGAATAACAAGCCCAAAGAAATTCAGGTGATGGTGTGCGGTGGCGCTCAACCGAAGGCATACGGGTTGGCAGACCCGGAAAGAAAGGGTGGCAGAGTATTGTTGAATGCCCTGCAAGACTGCGGACGGCTTGTGGTCTCCGACCCGAACCCCAACTGGATGAGGGAAAAAATGCCGTCCCGGAGGGTGATGGGCGACATGCTCAACCTCCCCACTGGAGATATACTCATGATCAACGGAGCCAAGAAAG GAACTGCCGCATGGAACCACGCTGCGGAACCGAACTACAACCCGGTCCTCTTCAGACCTGAGAAGGTCGGGAGGGAAAGGTTCAAGGTGCTGAAGGCTACCACTATCCCGAGGATGTACCATTCCACCTCCTCGGTCCTCCCTGATGCCACAATCCTGGTCGGAGGCAGCAAcacgaacccgacttaccaaTTCGAGGGCGTCGAATATCCGACTGAGATGCGCCTAGAGAAGTTCTACCCTCCCTATCTTGACCCGGCCCTCCAGCACTACCAACCCGAGATCCTGCAGTTCGACAACAGGATGACATTTGGGAACGACTTCCATATTAGCTTCCGTGTCTTCGGTACCCTTAACGAGGTCCCGATGAGGCAAATCAAGGTCACGATGTATGCGCCGCCCTTCACCACCCATGGCTATTCCATGAACCAGAGGCTCATCCAGCTCGGCTTCACCGACCTCTCGGCTGATCTGTTCGGGGTCCAGCATGTCACGGCCAGGGCTCCACCATCAGGCAGGATTGCTCCGGCTGGGTACTACCTCGTGTTTGTGGTCTACCGTGGGATCCCGAGTGTCGGGAAATGGGTCCAAATCCAGTAA
- the LOC116201841 gene encoding transmembrane protein 234 homolog — translation MIVGDAEKMVAVGLVWGATNALMRRGAVLWDRQLKSLESSPPPSNRLQKLVASLRNWLNLLLIWQYSVPFLINLSASATFFAILSHTPISLTVPVTNATTFAATAVFGVILGEETRLGHALLGTAIIVLGVWLCII, via the coding sequence ATGATCGTCGGAGACGCCGAGAAGATGGTGGCGGTGGGCCTTGTCTGGGGCGCCACCAACGCCCTCATGCGCCGCGGTGCCGTCCTCTGGGACCGCCAGCTGAAGTCCCTCGAATCTTCACCGCCGCCGTCGAATCGCCTCCAAAAGCTCGTCGCTTCACTCAGAAACTGGCTGAATCTGCTCTTGATTTGGCAGTATTCGGTCCCGTTCCTCATCAATCTCTCCGCCTCCGCCACCTTCTTCGCCATCCTGAGCCACACTCCCATCTCTCTGACCGTCCCCGTCACCAATGCCACGACTTTTGCCGCCACCGCCGTTTTCGGTGTCATCCTTGGCGAAGAGACCCGTCTCGGTCACGCCCTGCTGGGAACCGCCATCATTGTTCTCGGTGTTTGGCTGTGCATCATATAA